The following coding sequences lie in one Apostichopus japonicus isolate 1M-3 chromosome 13, ASM3797524v1, whole genome shotgun sequence genomic window:
- the LOC139979228 gene encoding UDP-glucuronosyltransferase 2A3-like: MACHLYPSHFIIVCFLIAANLNGCTSSNILFFNGKGEGSHYFAAASLGEELVARGHSVTFLLADHYMHRAQHPIHANLFKFKSVQTYPSFNDEFQDFMESFFKVAFEGKNVLYETELLTIGVEMEVDYCKMVFRDEVLTSLREEKFDLVVFDPVWPCATGLSEYLGGKRVALLPTTLASSYLRAMNQPVNPATTAELGLGLPSELNFFQRVQNVAVAGVYFVMFAYFDDIPYSHILSPYNISSASSSLQAVDFVITAGDPVIDKIVPMYPSHGIAAGLTTAPAKLLEKDLEEFMQSSGDHGVIVFTLGSYATHLPEALVKAFQDAFAKLPQKVIWQWKNKTPPSNLSANVKTMSWLPQNDLLGHDRTRLFIYHGGNNGLYEVIYHGVPVLVMPLIFDQFDTALNVVEKEVGLNIFISDVTAENLGQALHELLTNEKYETNMKRLSAIFRERPQTPRERATSWIEHILKFGSAHLRTPGHDMNFIEYYLLDVIGFMLLCLSLVLVLIYLGIKYTLRIVCSVFNHKKSKLA, translated from the exons ATGGCGTGTCATCTATATCCGTCACATTTCATTATTGTGTGCTTTTTAATAGCAGCTAATCTCAATGGTTGCACCTCGTCAAATATACTCTTCTTCAATGGTAAAGGGGAAGGCAGTCATTACTTTGCAGCAGCATCCCTCGGTGAGGAACTAGTAGCCCGTGGACATTCGGTAACATTCCTCTTGGCTGACCACTACATGCATCGAGCACAACATCCGATACACGCCAACTTATTCAAGTTTAAGTCCGTTCAGACCTACCCATCATTTAATGATGAATTCCAAGATTTTATGGAATCCTTCTTTAAGGTTGCCTTCGAAGGTAAAAACGTGTTATATGAGACTGAACTTTTGACTATTGGTGTGGAGATGGAAGTTGATTATTGTAAGATGGTCTTCCGTGATGAAGTACTAACATCTTTACGGGAGGAAAAGTTCGACTTAGTTGTATTTGATCCTGTCTGGCCTTGTGCGACTGGACTTAGTGAATATCTTGGCGGTAAGAGAGTCGCACTCCTTCCTACTACTCTTGCTAGCAGCTATTTAAGAGCCATGAACCAACCGGTCAATCCTGCCACAACTGCTGAACTTGGTTTAGGTCTTCCATCGGAACTGAATTTCTTTCAGAGGGTTCAAAATGTAGCTGTGGCTGGTGTTTACTTTGTCATGTTTGCATACTTCGATGACATACCGTACTCTCATATTCTTAGTCCGTATAACATCAGTAGCGCTTCATCATCTCTACAGGCTGTAGACTTTGTCATAACTGCTGGCGACCCCGTCATTGATAAAATTGTTCCAATGTATCCGAGCCATGGCATCGCAGCTGGTTTGACGACTGCGCCCGCCAAATTACTTGAgaag GATCTGGAAGAGTTTATGCAGTCTTCGGGTGATCATGGCGTCATTGTCTTTACTCTAGGTAGCTACGCCACCCATTTACCAGAGGCATTAGTGAAGGCGTTTCAAGATGCCTTTGCTAAACTACCACAGAAGGTCATTTGGCAATGGAAGAACAAAACTCCTCCGAGCAACCTGTCAGCCAACGTGAAAACGATGAGCTGGCTGCCACAGAATGATCTATTGG GTCACGACCGAACTAGACTGTTCATATACCACGGAGGTAACAATGGTTTATATGAGGTCATCTATCATGGCGTACCAGTATTGGTGATGCCGCTTATCTTTGATCAATTTGACACCGCTCTAAATGTAGTTGAGAAGGAAGTGGGATTAAATATCTTCATTTCTGACGTCACAGCTGAGAATCTCGGTCAGGCACTACATGAATTATTAACCAATGAAAA GTATGAGACCAATATGAAGCGTTTGTCGGCGATATTTCGAGAGCGACCACAAACTCCAAGAGAGAGGGCCACTTCGTGGATTGAGCACATCCTAAAGTTTGGATCTGCTCACTTACGAACACCAGGGCATGATATGAACTTTATAGAATATTATCTTCTAGATGTCATTGGCTTTATGCTATTATGTTTATCACTCGTTCTAGTTTTAATTTACCTTGGAATTAAGTACACGTTAAGAATAGTCTGTAGTGTattcaatcacaagaaaagcAAACTAGCATGA